In Amycolatopsis coloradensis, one genomic interval encodes:
- a CDS encoding inositol monophosphatase encodes MTLLSSRPPQPVEPGLVSRALEVAGRLANDATDVITATAGRGAQPDPKDSPFDWVTDTDRILERHTRRVLTAEFPGVPVVGGEFGADHGADVAEYRWVVDPVDGTANYVAGVPWCAYSLALIDASGPVVGVVADPYRAQIYAAARGRGARANGKPITLTDRCGTAGAIVCTELTRKGVWPGMGQFIERAAAAHAGVRVLGSAALAIAQVALGHAAAAVLHSYREWDVAGSVALAIEAGAVVLDRHGEGAALPVDALLVAAPGVADEVLGWWQESVG; translated from the coding sequence ATGACCCTCCTGTCGTCAAGGCCGCCTCAGCCCGTCGAGCCAGGGCTGGTGTCGAGGGCCCTCGAAGTGGCCGGGCGGCTGGCCAACGACGCGACCGACGTGATCACCGCGACCGCGGGCCGGGGCGCCCAACCCGATCCGAAGGACTCGCCCTTCGACTGGGTCACCGACACCGACCGGATTCTCGAACGCCACACCCGGCGCGTGCTGACCGCGGAATTCCCCGGCGTCCCCGTCGTCGGCGGTGAATTCGGTGCCGACCACGGGGCCGACGTCGCGGAATACCGCTGGGTGGTCGACCCGGTCGACGGCACCGCGAACTACGTCGCCGGTGTCCCCTGGTGCGCGTACAGCCTCGCCCTGATCGACGCTTCGGGTCCGGTGGTGGGCGTGGTCGCGGACCCGTACCGCGCCCAGATCTACGCCGCCGCGCGCGGCCGCGGCGCGCGGGCGAACGGCAAGCCGATCACGCTCACCGACCGGTGCGGGACCGCCGGGGCGATCGTCTGCACGGAGCTCACGCGCAAGGGTGTCTGGCCGGGGATGGGCCAGTTCATCGAACGGGCCGCCGCCGCGCACGCCGGGGTCCGGGTGCTCGGCTCGGCGGCGCTGGCGATCGCCCAGGTCGCGCTGGGGCACGCGGCCGCGGCGGTGCTGCACAGCTACCGCGAATGGGACGTCGCCGGATCGGTCGCGCTGGCCATCGAGGCGGGTGCCGTGGTCCTGGACCGGCACGGGGAAGGCGCGGCCCTGCCCGTCGACGCGCTCCTGGTCGCGGCGCCGGGGGTGGCCGACGAGGTCTTGGGCTGGTGGCAGGAGTCGGTCGG